The following proteins are co-located in the Bombus pascuorum chromosome 3, iyBomPasc1.1, whole genome shotgun sequence genome:
- the LOC132905544 gene encoding uncharacterized protein LOC132905544 — MSRPILSRPRTRVYGCNYDKGESYYKPMVDHLDRKYSSRPLFSEPRTSLADEIAARRGDIGTHDLSGPRNTSFGRDLDLELDPSIRVSQLPLPSLTTDNLFPEDEDIVYDSRGQRSRRRFAENFANDVVATTQHLKAKLATFGLEDEVDAVLRKPRRLRQGQDQVDSILSSRKNLQDIKSISEEAETTFKRRSKLFDETDRLEESKPMLTKWSKLINEDESSVSANAAATRAMQTKARLNDLESEMEELAERQAKRERRAAALRALINENMSDTENLQEQSVLSKKVSIREHSEKHVL; from the exons ATGTCAAGGCCAATCCTTAGCAGGCCGCGTACACGCGTATATGGATGCAACTATGACAAAGGAGAATCATATTATAAGCCAATGGTCGACCACTTGGATCGAAAATACAGTTCTCGACCGCTTTTCTCTGAACCAAGAACTTCATTGGCTGACGAGATCGCAGCCCGCCGAGGCGACATCG GCACGCATGACCTCTCTGGTCCTCGCAACACTTCCTTTGGGCGTGACCTTGACCTTGAATTAGATCCTTCCATTCGCGTCTCCCAATTGCCACTACCTTCTTTGACTACCGACAACTTGTTCCCCGAAGACGAGGATATTGTCTACGACAGCCGTGGCCAGCGCAGTCGACGTCGATTCGCTGAAAATTTTGCCAACGATGTCGTAGCGACGACGCAACATCTGAAAGCGAAACTGGCCACGTTCGGGTTAGAGGATGAGGTCGATGCTGTATTAAGAAAACCACGACGCCTACGTCAAGGACAGGATCAAGTTGATAGTATTCTCAGTTCAAGGAAAAATCTACAAGACATAAAATCAATTAGTGAAGAGGCAGAAACTACGTTTAAAAGACGTTCGAAGCTGTTTGACGAAACAGATCGATTAGAAGAAAGTAAACCAATGCTTACGAAATggtcgaaattaattaacgaggACGAAAGTTCAGTATCCGCCAATGCTGCTGCGACAAGGGCTATGCAAACCAAAGCTCGTTTGAACGACCTTGAGTCTGAAATGGAAGAACTTGCAGAGAGACAAGCAAAAAGAGAACGCAGGGCAGCTGCTCTCAGGGCATTAATCAACGAAAATATGTCCGATACGGAAAATCTCCAAGAACAATCTGTTCTTAGCAAGAAAGTTTCCATTCGTGAACACTCTGAGAAACACGTCCTCTGA
- the LOC132905049 gene encoding uncharacterized protein LOC132905049, with product MLTGHCCQSDKKRSGESAWDLNYENAKIYDRSLRLLRVGNKRVYTSSDHFARNMESDSHNVSGYRNDLFDDLRYISGRGIEDDFEDAFVVNQRRYKERAAAAFTEDLAELRRKRRDMQDRIFDVIDLNVEIEKARNTLEQADIAFQQHATKFDNTDTCDGTRLKKFSNMEIFSEKPQPKTIKFIKVPNIDIESCMPQPIKSRRDKINSIMEPNEIANPLNTIALLPLNKKFSNKKKSVSF from the exons ATGTTGACTGGTCACTGCTGCCAATCGGATAAGAAAAGGTCTGGTGAATCAGCATGG GAccttaattatgaaaatgctAAGATTTATGATAGGTCCTTAAGATTATTGAGGGTCGGCAATAAACGTGTTTACACATCAAGTGACCATTTTGCCCGAAATATGGAGTCTG ATTCTCACAATGTATCTGGATACCGCAATGACCTATTCGATGACTTGCGTTATATATCTGGGCGAGGAATCGAAGACGATTTTGAAGATGCTTTTGTCGTCAACCAACGGCGTTACAAGGAGCGTGCGGCCGCTGCGTTTACTGAAGATCTGGCCGAATTGAGGCGTAAACGAAGGGATATGCag GATCGTATCTTCGATGTTATCGATTTAAATGTCGAAATCGAGAAAGCTAGGAATACTCTCGAACAAGCGGATATTGCTTTTCAACAACATGCGACAAAATTCGATAATACAGATACCTGCGATGGCacaagattaaaaaaattttctaatatggAAATTTTCTCAGAAAAACCACAGCCGAAAaccataaaatttataaaagtccCCAATATTGATATAGAATCGTGTATGCCACAACCTATAAAATCAAGAAGAGACAAAATCAACTCGATAATGGAACCAAATGAAATTGCAAATCCATTAAATACCATTGCATTGCTACCGTTAaacaagaaattttcaaataaaaagaaaagtgtttcgttttaa
- the LOC132905616 gene encoding flightin, translated as MWADEEAAPWDIEETPAEEAPEAPGESAAPAGEAATGEKPKIKLEKIEPPHYNHHWVRPLFLNYAYLYEYRKNYYNDVIDYLNQREKGIFREPPRAQEWAERAMRTYDEKNTDKSFKRSADMKYIINMRHEPRYYSYHTRAYYSLKYQKIL; from the exons ATGTGGGCAGATGAGGAAGCAGCGCCATGGGATATCGAAGAAACCCCAGCGGAAGAAGCTCCTGAAGCACCTGGAGAATCAGCCGCCCCAGCTGGTGAAGCAGCGACTGGAGAAAAACCAAAAatcaaattagaaaaaattgaaCCACCGCACTACAATCACCATTGGGTTCGCCCTCTCTTCCTTAATTACGCGTATCTTTATGAATATAG aaaaaattattacaacgaTGTCATTGATTATTTGAACCAACGGGAGAAAGGCATATTTCGAGAACCTCCCAGAGCACAAGAGTGGGCTGAACGAGCAATGAGGACTTACGACGAAAAGAATACCGACAAGAGTTTCAAACGATCTGcagatatgaaatatataattaatatgagACATGAACCTAGATACTACAGTTACCATACTCGAGCATATTATAGTTTGAAGTatcagaaaattttgtaa
- the LOC132905615 gene encoding meckelin isoform X1, with the protein MCRFTRKNIFFYFLIYSINFTQIVAVSRELFEYSQPSKCKNNEHFDTISLTCMPCDANKNLKPSVDRLRCICNKFSKKIGFKDGYPVCIFCGINATVTSDGNDCVPCNTTCRCAPNEIQVDRHLDGTLLDTIHCVPCINNTYPFLGVSKCLPCKNFEYDYYQTDMYLTKYHYTQIQNYCLHKSTSVDKENPKSAFQVKFNSQNTNNYFRNELQTAVYFCKKRDKLACEYLSNICVLSLYANDIACKFFMQKQKSPIWLFYNKDEATTVLNSKQITQNYSLMKGDKDNILNFTVVTFSLHGNFKSIGTPNIPCNLLEHVKFGINFEKKCKFAIKNLLHTEMEFLSPYLTFIRDNKILMYALPVFVKNINQNHNKLSDWQLVRKFFFVDNISGFKTLYNLTSNNGDELSVLRYMKSLNVIINIQSTKDNNKIFPPLLIIEYAELTYEQINKIIEVTLDYKIRFTLKDDNIDSHFMIIIGILSGLSFILSGIKTWKYIKQHHTSSINVFVLIWFFIYTMSAIGSIIILCLIILCLYLFMFYKGKTIPYILFSEDGNEKMIKTFSTVAFFSKLIEIFGFICQYWNIDIFFIDWEQPKTMYNQCNDLPYVPINEFHNDKLSRNKLKHLQMSSETITAKRKKILYKLNKDNNFKTFNKSFPVNKHKTNISITNSISKSSDQIINKSSNFNNSSISIWRTYFIASQWLNLQTVRKINIKIQLLVVLCIFQIIRLYPWILGIPELIPIFSEDCNFILYFTICVLIYILTYSIQWLVFIVFYEQCIANKMQEFINVCSIANISVFILPFNYYGFYIHGRSVHGFADTDLRTLINDLQMEKNNLCAHRGLVPGTTQQTFILYLTKTFRISFNKSLELMNIEPSNFIRTYYSNWEYIFNNQLKVKEYLCKYLDHCITNEDYAIKEQHFFEKLFNIAFSHNEEKSVFYIDNNYSFSQVLLYGNEWLFATFEISVFTFIIVLSNDCTLAIIITVLVSMLLVVTVKENGKKNLNNHTLLDKLFFM; encoded by the exons ATGTGTCGCtttacaagaaaaaatatctttttctatttcttaatctattcgataaattttaccCAAATTGTTGCTGTGAGTagagaattatttgaatattctcAACCatcgaaatgtaaaaataatgaacATTTTGATACCATATCACTTACCTGCATGCCATGTGACgccaataaaaatttaaaaccaTCTGTCGACC GATTACGATGTATATGTAacaaatttagtaaaaaaattggTTTCAAGGATGGTTATCCCGTATGCATATTTTGTGGCATTAATGCTACAGTAACTTCAGATGGGAACGACTGCGTACCATGTAACACGACGTGTAGATGCGCCCCTAATGAAATACAAG TAGATAGACACTTGGATGGAACGTTATTGGATACTATACATTGTGTTCCATGTATCAATAATACTTATCCATTTTTGGGTGTATCTAAATGCTTGCCCTgcaaaaattttgaatatgaTTATTATCAAACTGATATGTATTTAACAAAGTACCATTATACACAGATACAGAATTATTGTTTACATAAAAGTACTTCTGTTGATAAGGAGAATCCAAAATCTGCATTTCAAGTGAAGTTTAACAGTCAaaacacaaataattattttagaaatgaaCTTCAAACtgctgtatatttttgtaag aaaagagataaattagcatgtgaatatttatcaaacataTGTGTTTTAAGTCTTTATGCTAATGATATTGCATGCAAGTTCTTTatgcaaaaacaaaaatcaccTATAtggttattttataataaagatGAGGCTACAACTGTATTAAATAGCAAACAAATTACACAAAATTATAGCTTGATGAAAGGAGACAAG gacaatatattaaattttacagttGTAACATTCTCTTTACATGgcaatttcaaatcaattGGTACACCTAATATTCCATGCAATTTGTTGGAACATGTTAAATTtggtattaattttgaaaaaaaatgtaaatttgcaattaaaaatttactgcATACAGAAATGGAGTTTCTATCTCCTTACTTAACATTTATAAgagataacaaaattttaatgtatgcATTACctgtatttgttaaaaatattaatcag aatcataataaattatcagaTTGGCAGTTAGttcgaaaatttttctttgttgataatattagtggttttaaaacattatataatcTCACAAGTAACAACGGTGATGAACTAtctgtattacgttatatgaaATCTTTAAATGTAAT aattaatattcaaagtacaaaggataacaataaaatatttcctcctttattaattattgaatatgCTGAATTAACATATGAacagattaataaaattatagaagttacattagattataaaataagatttacTTTAAAAGATGACAATATTGATTCACATTTCATg ATAATTATTGGGATTTTGTCAGgattaagttttattttatctggAATAAAAACATGGAAATACATTAAACAACATCACACTTCTTCTATTAATGTATTTGTACTTATTTGGTTTTTTATTTACACTATGTCTGCTATAGGAAGCATAATTATTTTgtgtttgattattttatgcctatatctatttatgttttataaagGAAAAACAATACCATATATCCTCTTCTCTGAAGATGGCAATGAAAAGATGATAAAAACATTTAGTACAGTAGCATTTTTTTCTAAA cttatagaaatatttggatttatttgtcaatattggaatattgatatattctttattgaTTGGGAACAACCAAAAACGATGTACAATCAATGTAATGATCTTCCATATGTGCCTATAAATGAATTCCATAATGATAAACTCTCaaggaataaattaaaacatttgcAAATGTCATCGGAAACAATAACAGCTAAACGCAAGAAAATCTTATATAAGTTAAATAAGGATAATAACTTCAAAACATTTAACAAATCTTTTCCAGTTAACAAGCACAAaactaatatttcaattacaaaCTCGATATCAAAAAGTTCCGAtcagataataaataaaagtagcaattttaataattcatctaTTAGTATATGGAGAACATACTTTATTGCAAGTCAGTGGTTAAATCTTCAAACTGTAAGAAAGATAAACATAAAGATACAATTGCTTGtggttttatgtatttttcag ATCATACGACTGTATCCATGGATTCTCGGGATACCAGAATTAATCCCAATATTTTCTGaagattgtaattttattttatattttacaatatgtgtcttaatatatatattaacttaTTCCATCCAGTGGTTAGTGTTCATTGTATTCTATGAACAATGTATTGCAAACAAAATGcaagaatttataaatgtatgttCAATTGCAAACATCAgtgtatttattttaccaTTTAATTATTATGGTTTTTATATTCATGGAAG ATCAGTGCATGGATTTGCAGACACAGACCTACGTActttaattaatgatttacaaatggaaaaaaataatttatgtgcACATAGAGGTCTTGTACCAGGAACAACTCAACAAACATTTATATTGTACTTGACAAAAACTTTCAGAATTAGTTTTAACAAAAGTTTAGAGCTGATGAATATC GAACCAAGTAATTTTATAAGGACTTACTATTCTAATTgggaatatattttcaataatcaaTTAAAAGTGAAAGAATATCTATGTAAATATCTAGATCACTGCATAACAAACGAAGACTATGCCATTAAAGAACAACatttttttgagaaattatttaatatagcaTTTTCCCACAATGAAGAGAAATCAGTTTTCTATATTG ataataattattctttcagtcaagtattattatatggAAATGAGTGGTTATTTGcaacatttgaaatttcagtaTTTACTTTCATTATTGTGTTAAGTAATGATTGTACATTAGCTATTATAATTACAGTATTAGTATCAATGCTGTTAGTTGTGACAGTAAAAGAAAATGgcaaaaaaaatttaaataatcataCATTATTagataaattgttttttatgtaa
- the LOC132905615 gene encoding meckelin isoform X2: MGTTAYHVTRRVDAPLMKYKIQNYCLHKSTSVDKENPKSAFQVKFNSQNTNNYFRNELQTAVYFCKKRDKLACEYLSNICVLSLYANDIACKFFMQKQKSPIWLFYNKDEATTVLNSKQITQNYSLMKGDKDNILNFTVVTFSLHGNFKSIGTPNIPCNLLEHVKFGINFEKKCKFAIKNLLHTEMEFLSPYLTFIRDNKILMYALPVFVKNINQNHNKLSDWQLVRKFFFVDNISGFKTLYNLTSNNGDELSVLRYMKSLNVIINIQSTKDNNKIFPPLLIIEYAELTYEQINKIIEVTLDYKIRFTLKDDNIDSHFMIIIGILSGLSFILSGIKTWKYIKQHHTSSINVFVLIWFFIYTMSAIGSIIILCLIILCLYLFMFYKGKTIPYILFSEDGNEKMIKTFSTVAFFSKLIEIFGFICQYWNIDIFFIDWEQPKTMYNQCNDLPYVPINEFHNDKLSRNKLKHLQMSSETITAKRKKILYKLNKDNNFKTFNKSFPVNKHKTNISITNSISKSSDQIINKSSNFNNSSISIWRTYFIASQWLNLQTVRKINIKIQLLVVLCIFQIIRLYPWILGIPELIPIFSEDCNFILYFTICVLIYILTYSIQWLVFIVFYEQCIANKMQEFINVCSIANISVFILPFNYYGFYIHGRSVHGFADTDLRTLINDLQMEKNNLCAHRGLVPGTTQQTFILYLTKTFRISFNKSLELMNIEPSNFIRTYYSNWEYIFNNQLKVKEYLCKYLDHCITNEDYAIKEQHFFEKLFNIAFSHNEEKSVFYIDNNYSFSQVLLYGNEWLFATFEISVFTFIIVLSNDCTLAIIITVLVSMLLVVTVKENGKKNLNNHTLLDKLFFM; the protein is encoded by the exons ATGGGAACGACTGCGTACCATGTAACACGACGTGTAGATGCGCCCCTAATGAAATACAAG ATACAGAATTATTGTTTACATAAAAGTACTTCTGTTGATAAGGAGAATCCAAAATCTGCATTTCAAGTGAAGTTTAACAGTCAaaacacaaataattattttagaaatgaaCTTCAAACtgctgtatatttttgtaag aaaagagataaattagcatgtgaatatttatcaaacataTGTGTTTTAAGTCTTTATGCTAATGATATTGCATGCAAGTTCTTTatgcaaaaacaaaaatcaccTATAtggttattttataataaagatGAGGCTACAACTGTATTAAATAGCAAACAAATTACACAAAATTATAGCTTGATGAAAGGAGACAAG gacaatatattaaattttacagttGTAACATTCTCTTTACATGgcaatttcaaatcaattGGTACACCTAATATTCCATGCAATTTGTTGGAACATGTTAAATTtggtattaattttgaaaaaaaatgtaaatttgcaattaaaaatttactgcATACAGAAATGGAGTTTCTATCTCCTTACTTAACATTTATAAgagataacaaaattttaatgtatgcATTACctgtatttgttaaaaatattaatcag aatcataataaattatcagaTTGGCAGTTAGttcgaaaatttttctttgttgataatattagtggttttaaaacattatataatcTCACAAGTAACAACGGTGATGAACTAtctgtattacgttatatgaaATCTTTAAATGTAAT aattaatattcaaagtacaaaggataacaataaaatatttcctcctttattaattattgaatatgCTGAATTAACATATGAacagattaataaaattatagaagttacattagattataaaataagatttacTTTAAAAGATGACAATATTGATTCACATTTCATg ATAATTATTGGGATTTTGTCAGgattaagttttattttatctggAATAAAAACATGGAAATACATTAAACAACATCACACTTCTTCTATTAATGTATTTGTACTTATTTGGTTTTTTATTTACACTATGTCTGCTATAGGAAGCATAATTATTTTgtgtttgattattttatgcctatatctatttatgttttataaagGAAAAACAATACCATATATCCTCTTCTCTGAAGATGGCAATGAAAAGATGATAAAAACATTTAGTACAGTAGCATTTTTTTCTAAA cttatagaaatatttggatttatttgtcaatattggaatattgatatattctttattgaTTGGGAACAACCAAAAACGATGTACAATCAATGTAATGATCTTCCATATGTGCCTATAAATGAATTCCATAATGATAAACTCTCaaggaataaattaaaacatttgcAAATGTCATCGGAAACAATAACAGCTAAACGCAAGAAAATCTTATATAAGTTAAATAAGGATAATAACTTCAAAACATTTAACAAATCTTTTCCAGTTAACAAGCACAAaactaatatttcaattacaaaCTCGATATCAAAAAGTTCCGAtcagataataaataaaagtagcaattttaataattcatctaTTAGTATATGGAGAACATACTTTATTGCAAGTCAGTGGTTAAATCTTCAAACTGTAAGAAAGATAAACATAAAGATACAATTGCTTGtggttttatgtatttttcag ATCATACGACTGTATCCATGGATTCTCGGGATACCAGAATTAATCCCAATATTTTCTGaagattgtaattttattttatattttacaatatgtgtcttaatatatatattaacttaTTCCATCCAGTGGTTAGTGTTCATTGTATTCTATGAACAATGTATTGCAAACAAAATGcaagaatttataaatgtatgttCAATTGCAAACATCAgtgtatttattttaccaTTTAATTATTATGGTTTTTATATTCATGGAAG ATCAGTGCATGGATTTGCAGACACAGACCTACGTActttaattaatgatttacaaatggaaaaaaataatttatgtgcACATAGAGGTCTTGTACCAGGAACAACTCAACAAACATTTATATTGTACTTGACAAAAACTTTCAGAATTAGTTTTAACAAAAGTTTAGAGCTGATGAATATC GAACCAAGTAATTTTATAAGGACTTACTATTCTAATTgggaatatattttcaataatcaaTTAAAAGTGAAAGAATATCTATGTAAATATCTAGATCACTGCATAACAAACGAAGACTATGCCATTAAAGAACAACatttttttgagaaattatttaatatagcaTTTTCCCACAATGAAGAGAAATCAGTTTTCTATATTG ataataattattctttcagtcaagtattattatatggAAATGAGTGGTTATTTGcaacatttgaaatttcagtaTTTACTTTCATTATTGTGTTAAGTAATGATTGTACATTAGCTATTATAATTACAGTATTAGTATCAATGCTGTTAGTTGTGACAGTAAAAGAAAATGgcaaaaaaaatttaaataatcataCATTATTagataaattgttttttatgtaa
- the LOC132905617 gene encoding NADH dehydrogenase [ubiquinone] 1 beta subcomplex subunit 3, translating into MGGHGHGSPIKIPSPDIYKVEDVPKLKMVQDELAKLGLKDPWLRNEVWRYTGLPGNSHFLRVFRGVTRGMLVGFAAFLVTIGIENYFGITYGKKHHNKHGNHDDHH; encoded by the coding sequence atggGAGGTCACGGTCATGGGTCACCAATAAAAATACCGAGTCCTGATATATACAAAGTAGAGGATGTGCCAAAGCTTAAAATGGTCCAAGACGAGCTAGCTAAACTTGGGTTGAAGGACCCTTGGTTAAGAAATGAAGTTTGGCGTTATACAGGACTACCTGGTAATTCACATTTCCTACGAGTATTTAGGGGAGTTACCAGGGGTATGCTAGTCGGGTTTGCAGCATTTTTAGTAACAATAGGTATAGAAAACTATTTTGGAATTACTTATGGCAAAAAACATCATAATAAACATGGTAACCATGATGATcatcattaa